A window of Streptomyces sp. SAI-127 contains these coding sequences:
- a CDS encoding DUF1707 and FHA domain-containing protein: MTSSFEFNTYPARLSDAERDQVLKVLRDGVAMGRLSHDTFVRRMELALIARRSDELAALTADLPQESRVSRLVFGTVEAVSGFTVRLRRAWQAERLPKLLLPHPGSGHALRIGRDPANGLRLTHETVSRVHAELSRQGGMWVLRDLGSTNGTTVNGRRVIGAAVVREGDQVGFGRMAFRLAVN, encoded by the coding sequence GTGACGTCGTCCTTCGAGTTCAACACGTACCCCGCGCGGCTGTCCGACGCGGAGCGCGACCAGGTGCTGAAGGTGCTCCGTGACGGCGTCGCCATGGGCCGTCTGTCGCACGACACGTTCGTGCGCCGCATGGAGCTGGCCCTCATCGCGCGCCGGTCCGACGAACTCGCCGCGCTCACCGCGGACCTGCCCCAGGAGAGCCGGGTCTCCCGACTGGTGTTCGGCACTGTCGAGGCCGTCTCCGGCTTCACCGTACGGCTGCGCAGGGCGTGGCAGGCCGAGCGCCTGCCCAAGCTGCTGCTGCCGCACCCCGGCAGCGGCCACGCGCTGCGCATAGGCCGCGATCCGGCGAACGGCCTGCGGCTGACCCACGAGACGGTCTCCCGGGTCCATGCCGAACTCAGCCGTCAGGGAGGCATGTGGGTCCTGCGGGATCTCGGATCCACCAACGGCACCACGGTCAACGGCCGGCGGGTCATCGGCGCCGCCGTCGTCCGTGAGGGCGATCAGGTGGGGTTCGGCCGGATGGCCTTCCGGCTCGCGGTCAACTGA